Within the Polaribacter pectinis genome, the region AAAGTGATTTTGTTTTATCATTTATTATTGATAAATTTTCTTTGTAATACAATTGAAGTGCCACCAAAACTTGGTCGTTTCTGGAACGTGCAGTGTGAATTTTTTTACCAACTTCACCTAATTTGTTTGTTAACTCCCATTCAATTTTAGAATGTACATCTTCAAAAGATTCTTCAATAACAAACTCTCCATTTTCGATATCTGTTGCTAATTCTTGCAAGCCTCTTTTTAAGTCTTTTAGCTCATCTGCAGTTATAATTCCAATAGATTCTAACATAATTGCATGTGCTAACGAAGCCTGAACATCATATTTTGCAATATGTATATCAATTTCTCGATCGTTACCAACTGTAAAAAGTTCTATTTGTTCGTCTATTGAAAATCCTTTATCCCAAAGTTTCATGTGAAAAATGTTTAATTGTGTATTTGTTTAATTGTGTAATTGTTGAGTGTTTATTTCGAGTATGTTCTGTTAAACAATTACACGATTCAACAATTCCACGTATATTTCTATTCCTTCCTCAATTTCTGCGACATAAATAAATTCATTTGCAGAATGAGAACGTGTGCTGTCTCCAGGTCCTAATTTTAAAGATTGACAAGTTAAGCAAGCTTGGTCAGATAATGTTGGAGAACCATAAGTTTCTCTTCCCATGGCAATTCCTGCTTTTACTAAATCATGTTCCACAGAAATTGCTGAAGAATTTAATTTTAAACTTCTTGGAGTTATTTTTGTACAAGGAGATTTTTCTTGTAAAATATCCGCAATTTCTTGATTAGAATAAGCGTCATTTACACGAACATCAACAACTAAATCTACATGTGCAGGAACAACATTATGTTGAGAACCTGCTTTAATTTGTGTAACTGTCATTTTTACATCACCCAAAGCTTTTGAACTTTTTTCGAACTTAAAATCTTTAAACCATTGTAAAACTTCAATCGAATTATAAATGGAATTGTTATTATTTGGATGTGCTGCATGACTTGGAGTTCCTTCTACAACAGCATCAAAAACCACCAAACCTTTTTCTGCAACTGCTAAATTCATTAAGGTTGGTTCTCCAACAATGGCAACATCAATATGTGGAATTATAGATAGCATAGAATTTAAGCCATTTGGTCCGCTACTTTCTTCTTCAGCAGAAGCCACAATTACCAAATTGTATTTTAAATCTTTTTGCTGGTAAAAATGTGTAAAAGTTGCCATTAATGAAACCAAACATCCACCTGCATCATTCGAACCTAAACCAAATAATTTGCCATCTTCCACAAAAGCTTCAAACGGGTCGTTTGTGTATGCTGAATTCGGTTTTACAGTATCGTGATGAGAGTTTAAAAGCATTGTAGGCTTGCTTTCATCAAAATATTTATTGGTTGCCCAAACGTTGTTTTTTTTTCTTGTAAAAGGAATATTATGGTTTGTAAACCAGTTTTCTATTAAAAGAGCCGTTTTATCTTCTTCTGATGAAAAAGATTGCGTTTCAATTAATCTTTTTAAAAGTGAAATCGCATTTTCTGTTAATTGTTGAATTTCCATTTATAAAGTAATTGTTGTAAAGTTATTATTTTCTTTTGTGAACATAGAAGTGTTTCCAATATGTACTTTTTCAACTCCGTTTTGTAAAGCATCAAAGCAATTGTCAATTTTAGGAATCATTCCATCTACAATAATATTATCTTCTAAAAGTTGTTTGTATTTATCAGTATTTATATTTTTAATTACAGATTCCTTATCGTTAAAATCTTGTAAAACACCATTCAATTCAAAACAATAATAAATAGATGTTTCGTATAAATTACTCATTCCAACTGCAACCTGAGAAGTTATTGTATCTGCATTTGTATTTAATAATTGTCCATTTCCATCGTGTGTAATCGCACAAAAAACGGGTGTAAAATCAGCCTGAATTAATTTATTAATATTTGTATGATTTACTTTTTTTACATCACCAACAAAACCAAAATCTATTTCTTTTACAGGTCTTTTTTCTGATTGAATACTGTTTATATCTGCACCAGTTAAACCAATTGCATCAATATTTAAAGCTTGTAATTTTGCAACTACATTTTTATTGACTAAACCACCATAAACCATTGTAATTACTTCCAAAGTTTCTTTATCTGTAATTCTTCTACCATTCACCATTTTAGATTCAATACCTAATTTTGATGCAATACTTGTAGCGC harbors:
- a CDS encoding M20 family metallo-hydrolase; amino-acid sequence: MEIQQLTENAISLLKRLIETQSFSSEEDKTALLIENWFTNHNIPFTRKKNNVWATNKYFDESKPTMLLNSHHDTVKPNSAYTNDPFEAFVEDGKLFGLGSNDAGGCLVSLMATFTHFYQQKDLKYNLVIVASAEEESSGPNGLNSMLSIIPHIDVAIVGEPTLMNLAVAEKGLVVFDAVVEGTPSHAAHPNNNNSIYNSIEVLQWFKDFKFEKSSKALGDVKMTVTQIKAGSQHNVVPAHVDLVVDVRVNDAYSNQEIADILQEKSPCTKITPRSLKLNSSAISVEHDLVKAGIAMGRETYGSPTLSDQACLTCQSLKLGPGDSTRSHSANEFIYVAEIEEGIEIYVELLNRVIV
- the argB gene encoding acetylglutamate kinase; its protein translation is MEKLSIIKIGGNIIEDATTLDAFLELFSNLEGKKILVHGGGKRATSIASKLGIESKMVNGRRITDKETLEVITMVYGGLVNKNVVAKLQALNIDAIGLTGADINSIQSEKRPVKEIDFGFVGDVKKVNHTNINKLIQADFTPVFCAITHDGNGQLLNTNADTITSQVAVGMSNLYETSIYYCFELNGVLQDFNDKESVIKNINTDKYKQLLEDNIIVDGMIPKIDNCFDALQNGVEKVHIGNTSMFTKENNNFTTITL